In Phaseolus vulgaris cultivar G19833 chromosome 7, P. vulgaris v2.0, whole genome shotgun sequence, the genomic stretch aaatcagCATGTGTTGTTTTCAAATTTaccttcatttattttattctactatttgtagtattttttatttttcattactgtaaggttttttaatattaaaaaataatattttatttatataagatgtgatttatattctaattttataatgtatgtttaatattttttaaaaattacttgatgttctatttttatttaatttgttgttgtgtttatattaatatattttttttgtataattattatgtttatgatttataatttatttgataataatttgttatgaaattattttatattattaattacattatacTTTTGtagttgtaatattttttatttttcattactacattgtttttaatattaaaaaataatatttttatttatttatataaaatctgatttatttttcaattttacaatatatgtttaatattttaataaattacttgaagttctgtttttatttcatttattgaatattttttttctaattataatttttaaattatacctatttacatttaatatatatttattttttaattgtaatttttaaatatacttgtttatttttaaagacaaataactcgtttcattattaatttttttttaatatataagagtaaatttataaaataacattttacaccttaaaaaaaattattctctcACAGttatcacatcattcacaaactctcataaatttttctcaaacaacattcactctaacataccccaatccaaacaatctcactttcttcacaTCCTCATACATTTATTTCCTTAAATCCTCACACATCTATttcctcaaatcctcacacatcttACATCTTTGTAATATCCAAATTtgcttattttttatatatttaattattaaaataactaaCTGAATAATACAACACTCCTTTTATACGATGACatattataaacaaataattgtACGAAATTTgacaacaaaaaaattattcttgtatattctaatatatattcaatttctgatatgaaaaaaaataaagaataatatatttatattattaataatatggaAAATACGTTGTTGATTCTTAATTAGTTAGAcaataaacataaatttttttaatatttaattagcatCGTCATTCTACCTTtccaaattataaatatttttaattaaattatatatcatttaataattaataaatacaataaatatgtATAATCCATAAAGACTCATGTAGACGTCCAGGTTAATTAgtagtaataaataaataaaagttatcgtttatttatttatctcaaaaaaattaatcttaacTGAATCGcttttatttactatttatttagcccatcattataaaaattgaaagaaaatatgtaaaaagaaaatagaagtgatattaaaaagttatttttaaaccTAATTATACCTTGAAAAAGtgagatttgtatttattttatattataaaatgtctatatctttatttaatgagatttcaattttttttaattgcttGTATTTTTAGGACGATAAATGATTATACACTAGATTAAAAGTAAActttaagtataattcaatattataaaatcaattcataaaatgagttttgcactcatttatatattataaaatatttttatcacttGTCGATGTAAGATATCACTTGGGATATGATAAAACTAAGTGATGTTTTTTAGTAAGTAAGGCTTTAAAACATaaagaaaattgattttttgaaaCGTGAGTGATCACTatccgtaaggacttatccgaTGTATTGCGCAAGTCTCCCAATATGCAACAAGAATTCCCTATCAATTTTTTAGAATCAGAATTAGCAAGTTATTCTTAAAAGAGTAAGACTCCAATAAAActcagaaaaatatttataataaaataaaagaataaataaagagagagaatgagaaaaaggtgagaggaagaagaaaggtgCATAGTGGGTGGGTTGAGGAAGGTGAAGAAACGTGAGTGAGAGACGTGTTTCTGAAGCAGATGAAACTCTTTTTATATAGGCAGAGAAACCAACAAATTTGTTGCAACTTCCCCACCCACGTGCTTCCGTTTCAGCATCTTAATCCAAAACTCTAGAGAAAATCGGAGGAGATCGTGCGAGGATCGTAGGAGAAGGAGGAAAGTTTGCATGGATGGAAAACCTATTCCTGAAGATAAGAGTCAAAGAGAAATCCTAACAGTGAAACATTCATTggttttttttgaaaaattgtttcatttttaCAATCTCTTCCACAATCTTTGAATTTTTTGCAACGACAACGTCTAGCACAAATTTTTCCCTAAAATGAAAGAACTTACATtagattataaataaataggttgatgaaaataaaatataaatattatagtaAATTTGAGGTTTTTCTCAAGTAAAAACCTACCCGTTAATCATGTATGGAGAAGATAGTGTACATGTTCCTTCAAAGTTGGCCAAAACGGCTGTCGATTTGCCTTAATTTTTGAGTCATTAATTCCACCCAACAAACGATTTATGGTGAAATGAATAAGGTGTTGGATGCAAAGAAAAAAGGTGTGAAAGAGaattaaatattgaaaaagGTTTAAAAAGAAAGAGACATGAAACCTCATTAATAAATGCACGCAAAAGACAACGCCGTCTTTCCACAACCAGAATCCATTTCTTTTTCAGACCACCCAATAATCTTTAATTCAAGTTTGACACCTCCACCTCAACGTATTTACCTAAATTTTCTATCAATGCCAACGTCCGAATACGGATTTCAATTACTAGGGTTCGGGTATAGTAGTATAGTAACACAGTACGCGTATTTCAAAAGAATACGCataattcttttatttgttgtttgatcACTTGCAAATGTTCaattatacaataatttttaatatttaattatgttttgcATTTAGACataatatatcattaaaaataaaaaaaatcttttaataaattgaaatttcttatttttaaataaaataacattagaagtatttaaacattatataaaaaatgtttaaacaTAAATCATAACTAAGTAATATagtaaacttatttttttaatttaaattatataatatgattatttATTGCCCATAAGATATATAAACATGTTATCATATTTTGAAATTGCGACTTTAACATACAtttattagttataaaaaaaGCAAATTATGTAAATCTTTATCGGAGaccataatttatttatttatatttaaattttaattctgaatattatatatatatacacccACATATCATTAATCTTTTACCATTTTTCTCACAACATTTTCTTGTCATTTTTTTCATTCTACCACCTAgatataacataatttataaccATCCCTTTTAAAATTTAAGCACTCAAATATAACGTTAAAgttttcaaatataatattgAAAGCACAATCTTAAGTCATTCAAATATAAGTACcaactaaaaacatattaaaaacgcgatattttaatataataatttaaaataaatttaaattatataagtaAATTATTGAATCACATATATGTTGTGTGTGAGAGAGGCGAGTTAATTACTATAGTATCCATATATCCATTAAATTTTATAGTAAGTATAATGTTCcagataaatatatatttattctatttatttgcaaatattttttacatatatcATTAAAGCCGTGATACTAATTTGAAAACTGAAAGTGCCCTTTACAGTAAacatttaactttttatttaaattatatattaaaatatgtttgttgttttaaaaatatcttcaaaTATACAAATATTCTGTATATAAGTAttgattataatttaaaattttgcaaaaataatgaattatctCTTACCCTAGGTCTGATAAAGAGGAATAAAAAAgtgtaaacaaaataaatttgttccaTTAAAAGAAAGGAATGATGAGATGATCACATGATGAGATGTGACTTAATCATCTAAATTGTGTCCAACATGCTTCAAGGGAAAATGTAACAAGTAACACATTTTCATTTATATTCTCATTCATGTTACCTTACATACCAAACTTAATCAGTGGTTAATATGTTACAAACTTTTTTAAACGTTGACCAATTATATGGACAAAAATAGATTAACCAATTATGTAAATCATATAATCAATTGTTTCATTAAATTAGTTTCTCATTAACAAAACACCTACCAAACTTTCTCAAATCTCTGTTTCCAAATGCTAAATAATGCACTTTACACAGTGAAATGATAGTAAAGTTGTGAGTGTAATTTAGCATTCCACaaattctcttttattttataaaaatattatataaaaaataaatgtatttaacattttaaaaatataaaatgcactaatatttattatatgaaGAAAATAGATATATTAGTAAGAGAATTTTGATGCTTTCGCTctctttaatatttctttttacaAACTCTTTATTGCTTGTTACCaattattgaaaatataaagTATTCATTATATGCCTCACTTTTTATTTAAGGAAGTTTCCATGagattttataattgaaaaacagCATTAAAATATGAGTTAAAAATGTGTTATTTAATAGGTTATTTATCTATTTCTCTTTCAATAGAAAAACATTTATCtccatatttaataaaaactctCTTTTCCTTTTTACGCTTTCTCCCTTTGTTtgtaaaatttaacttttaagtTAGGTAGAAATAATGAACACAGACAACTTTatattggatttttttattCGTTTGTTTGTTTTACTCATTTGTTTCGTTTGtatatacataaaaattaaGATAAGAAAAACTAGTATTATTTTAACTTACACACTTTTAGTGAAAACTCTTACACGTGAGTAATGATTTGATGATGAGTTGGTAATTGTTTAATTATTTGGTTTTCAAATATTATGGTTGTTTATATGCACTTGGATTTTACTTCATAACTTTTGAGTGGGTTTTTATTTTGAACATAGTTACATATTTGGAACGTGAAATAATGGCTTTATAAAATTTAGTGTTTAAGGTAAGATGTTGAATTGTTGTTGTGTTAATAGACTTTAGAGTTGAAAGtaagtttttaattaaaagtttgtacttttatatatatatatatattaaataataacctAGTTTTGGCTTGAATTGttaataatgttaaaaaatgGGTGAgtcttttaacttttaaaagtGACATCTTATACTCTTATAATTTAATGTAGATAAAATAAAGCTCTTATAATTTTTAGATGAAATGCTATTGTTTTAGgataggattttttttaaaggtgagAAAAATGTATATTTGAGTTAAGTAATTGTAGGTGAAAAAAGTTGAGAATGagaaaagtttatatatatcaaatcctaaatttagaatttgtgatttattaatatatgcattTCTCTCAAACGATCACTTATTACTTAATTATATCGTTAAAGTAATATTTAGGTTCtgatttttcataaaatataaattgataTAAAGGAGTAAAGTCACGTaatacactcattctaggtttaaTTAAAGAGGGAAataattgttgaagatggttgctgccccttcaagatatgtgtttgatgaagacatttatgtacaattcatgtatattttctttttgctttaagtatgtcttaggtattgtttagaggttgtttaagagtaggctttttgctgagtaactcacatCTTAACctctggccatgtgataagagcaagcacaaaatttcttaaactgtttttcacatgttttacaaaaacacgtttactgcataaaaataaatctgttcttttctaaataaacagattcttttttaaactgatgctttggctaagtcttgtgaaaattagattttgtgcatcaagtattttgactaagtcttctacctttcaaaacgtcTGTGTTTTAATAGTTAAGCTTTTTATgttattgttttgaaaaataaatctgttcatctttaaatgaatggattctttTTTAGTCTGGTGCAATGCTTATCTTAAAAAGTTTTTAGTTTTGTCCCTGCAttagaatggttgactaagtctccttcacataacaaattctctaactgcttttgaaaataaatctgttctttttattttcaatttgttctttttataacaactttaactatttttttaaaatctgttataagttgtttttctataaaaagaaaacttgttcctGCTTTTAAAATGAGATCATacatttgagaaaacaagttttgcatcagagaattaaggatttacaaagaattagcCTTTGTTCTTTAAAGATTTCCAAAATCAAAAGTGTgctgttcttgtttggttccaaagCTTGGTGAGATGTGTTGCTACTGTTTAAGCGATCTGTTCTACTGATTTAAGGCAAATTTCTGCATCCTCCATCAGGTGTATTCGTCTCACATTTCATCTCTTGTAAAAGTGTGGTTGTAATCTCTTCTTGATAgattttcttgaagagtgtgtgtgctgaaatagtgtttttcgtCAAGTGTATCAAAGTTCTTGTAGGGTTTAAGAACCATTTAAGAACAATGGTGTTTGTGgttgtttgaattgtgatttagtgaatttcaccttgggttaggtgaagactggaggtagctcattggagtgaaccagtataattgttttgtgttcattctcccttaatctctgcactcTAATTCTTTCTTATATGTCAGAAATTGAatcttttcaattaaaaataaatctgttttttctgggcttgttcataccgttcttattttctggaaaaACAGTTTGATTATGAAAAGAAGATATATGATCTGTTAAAtaccactggaacaggttgattgtgataggttacccaattgattgtcaagctaataattgaatcttaatcacttgcttaaaattgaaggtTGTTGTTTTTGTGATTCACTGATTTTCACTtaaatatcagtgtgtgtggcTTGCAAATCAATCTGAATAATCTTGAGAATAACTTGGCTGATATAAACGAGTTTCAAATATAAACAATGTCAAAATAAATCTGATCATTaccaaataaatcgatttattttctgtgtactgtgATAAATACTGATTCCGCGAGAaacttgaactttgacactattaaacccaacaataatatcaataattaaatactagaatcataacacgcaaacaaaataaaggttattcacctctataaagagaaacaactgataattagaaaagataCCCAATTATTCTCCTTTGTAAAGAGAAACACAAAGacacccaattaatattaggattcttctataactctggtatccagcttggaacaaatattcttaaaatattgAGGACTTAAAGCTTTGGTATAAATATAGTCAGTTGCTCTGtggtggaaatgggaagcaaatggatgagacccttctttaatttttcccgGACTacgtgacaatctatttctatatgttttctacgctcgtgaaacactggatttgctgcaatgtatcttgctgagtcattgtcacagtataaaagagatggttgctaaaaaagaactttgaaatcttgaagaagataagttagccattgaatttcacatgtaacagcTGTCATTGCCCTATATTCAGCTTCACAAtaactctttgatattgttccttgcttctttgatttccaagatatgagagaattcccaagatacacactaaaaccagtcattgattgtcttgaatcattgcaggtgccccaatcactatcacaaaatGCTTTGAGATGAACAGAGgtagtggaagagaaaaatagaccaAGACTTGGAGCCCATTTGATATATCTGAGAATTCTAATCGCTGCATTATAGTGACCAATTGTAGGTTTAGCAAGAAactgagaaagttgttgcacagaaaacgttatgtcaggtcgggtattagtgagatacataagtcttccaatcaatattctgtaggcttgaatatctgtgaaaggaacacttccagtagaagagaatttctcatgattatcaataggagtggGTGCAGGTTTGCAGGCTAAAAGACTAGCATTTGTTAAtaattccaatgcatatttcctttgatttaccattattcctgtcttacttcttgctacttctagaccaagaaaatatcttaaattcccAAAATCTTTAATCTTGAATATCTGATTTAAGGCTTGTTTGATTCgagcaatctcttctttatcatttcctgccaatattatatcatccacatataccaataatgctgtaaaagatccttcagaataattaatgaacaaggaatgatcattcatagattgagtatatcccatagaaagcaaaaatgatgaTAGTTTGGCAAACCATTCTCTACAGGCTTGCTTAAGACCATATAAAGCCATTAACTTTTCCTGTGGAATAGAAGTAAATCCAggaggagcaaccatgtatacatcttctttcaaatctccatgtaaaaagaaagacattgtttatgtctaattgtttcaattcccaattataaatagaagttaaagaaagaagcaaccttatggtggtcatctttgctactggagagaaagtatcaaggtagtcaatgccttctATTTGTGTATATCCCTTTGTCACTAACCTTGTTGtatacctttcaattgtcccatcagccttatattttattttgaacacccatttgcaacctatggcaACTTTGTTCTTAGGCAGAAGAGCAGTCTCCCAAAtttgatttgactctaaagcaAATATCTCACATTGTATAACTTTTCTCCTTTGCTAGTAGCAATCATTGCCTTGGATTGATCACCAAAAACTTGTCTCTCTTGTTGTGTAATGAGAGAGTAAACTATATTCAAGGATGAATTATCTGATGAACTAACATGGTAAAGTGAACAAAGATCTTGTGAGGTTTCAACAACTTCACCCATAAATAAATGTAGCAACCAGagctctgatatcatattataaaatagaacagagatgaataaaagagaacaaagatgaacaaaagagtaaaaggaaGACAAAGGATAGGAGAATtaatatctcttctttcttattattgaaatcaaaacatggtctgaatatatacaagtagtatactcattctaggtttaactTAAGAGGggaaaaatcaataattaaatactagaatcataacacacaaagacaaaataaaggttattcatcctataaagagaaacacaactgataattagaaaagacatccaattaatattaggatccttctataactctggTATCTGGTATTCCTATCCTTTAATAATAGTGTAAGTGGTAACAAATATTGTATGATGTATCATAATTACATtacttcatataatttttttatttttgttattatatatatatatatatatatatatatatatattgagatGAGGATGAATAACGTTGAAcctttttttatgtgatgaaaTCAATGATGTTATTATGTGAGAGGTGATTGTTAGGAAAATAACTTGATCTAGGTTAATATAGTGTAAGTATTGATTTGTCGTGCATACATATTAGTTACCCAAATGTAGTAATAACTTGAATCACATAGAATAAGATACTAGTTAAtgaaaaaatcatgaaaaattTGTGTCATTTTATTTAACATACATTATCATAACTTGGTTACTATATGAATTAAGTTATAGCATTATAATATATTTCACATTGCCAATTTGAGAGTCTAGTATTCCATGTAATATATGACATTTATTGAAATTACCTTATCATAACTTGGTTACTATATGAATTAAATTGGGGCATGATAATATATTGGTTTTCATGTTGCCAATTTGAGAGTTTATTATTTCATGTAATGTATAACATTTATTAATCttaaatgttataatttaatattgtaTTATAGAAGAAAGTtctcttattttatttcatcATCATATGTATGATTATGTAAGATTATTGGCAGACATGGAATATAATAAGTGTTTTCATATAATGAAGTGtgtattttttaatcttaatgtcttattatatttctcttatttatttttgtgtgttaTAGTTTATCATGCCTGTTATCAAtcaattatatacaaatttatatataaaaataaaacattatctCTAACTAAAAAGTCcaaaaaaacataacataagTTGTCGAAGAGACGTTGACACATACTACTGCAACTATGTGGTCAAGGAGGCATCAACAACATATGATCAAACGGGTCGATCACCAAAGACAATCAATTAAGCATAAGACATATATATGAAACCCTTCCTTAATCACAAGATTAACTTGGTAAGTTATGTCAAACACTAACCCACCTGCACAGGTACCTCATTATCCCTGTAAACGCACGTTCAAGAACAATACAAAGAAACACATTTCATAGCGATTAATATTCCAACCACAGTATATCGAACCCTAATTTGAACGTCAAAGTGTCTTTTTTATAGGTATCACACCTCTAATGAAAACTGAGGACCGCAGTCGAAGATTGAAATCACCAACCATCGAGAGAGACGAAGAGAAGAGACAACCCCTTACTGATTGTGgaagaacaaaaataattttgtattatataaaaatccaaaacaaaCTTATATCTCTAACCGAAAAatccaataaaataaattgtattaatCTTTTTCTATAatgtgtatgtatatatatgttttattttatatatttagttatatataatGTTATTTAACTTATTTAGTAATGATAATGGGATACTTACAATTTAAGCCCTTTTAAGTTACCAACGACTTATTATTTCACTCGTGTTCACGTAAGAAGTCGTGATTCACAGCTAATCAGCTTCTAAATTTGTTTGTTTAATCAAACAAAAATCTAAAAGAGAAACTACAATTCttaatatactatttttttaaatagtaaatAGATTTCAATAGAATATGTATTTAAATAGATGAGAGAGAGCGTGATACAGGACTAGATTCCCAAAAGGCCACAGTTGGTGAATAATTAATGTAAGAAGCAATccaaatattaacaattattttaacaCTAGGCCCTTTAACTAtggattaattattttttgtcgtAACAAACTAATCGACAAATGGCATATGGCGAACATGTGAGGGAAACAAGCTTCTGATATTTTCATATATGCTTCAATTTCAATCTAGACAATTTTGTGGAATCCATAAaccaaattttaatttatgattaatattatgaGTTATCGttacatttttgaaattatatgtaTATTCTTTTATAAACACTCTTTTAAACttcaaaattaatgttttttttaggtcatctcttcactctttaaaattaattaagaaaacaattatataaattataagttatattttaattaatcatTTATCTTTTAAACTAAAGAGTTCATTTGAATTTTAGAACAACATCGCTCATCAAATAATTTTGTTGAATAACAGGTGTCTGATACTTCCATTCAATCTCTTTAGATAAAAGGACAATTGTGAAGCTATTTAAGATTTAGAACACAgatattaaacatttttttttacaaagacTATTAAGTATATTGTACTGGTAGCCTAAAATCGAGAGGTATAGGCCGAGAACTACATGTTCAATAATCAAAGTGATAAATTAAAACCGAAAGGTCTGGACCGAAACCTGAAAGGATAATAGAAATCATAATAAAGCCCAATTTAAATAAGGAACTTACACAAGGGggtgtaaaagtaataaaaaggtgtgaGAAGAAAGTCCAAAAGTACTGTAGAAGGCCCATCAACGaaaccctataaataggaggtcaacacaagaaaaaggtaagagtgattttatctgaaAAACCATTACAttgtttctgactttggcatcagagcgacttgcaggtacaTCCCCCCACCTATGAGGAATACCAACCGAAAGGAGCAGCCGAGAGGTGCAGCCAAGATGAATAGCCGAGAGGAGCAGCCGAGATGAATAGCCGAGAGGAACAACCGCGAGTCTAGCCCAGTTGAGAGTCCAGCCCAAGAAGTAATCCAGCCCAATAGGAAACCGAGAGTATAGCCCGAAATCAGAAGATTTGTGTAAAAGGCCATCTTGTTGTTTCAGTTCGAGTGTTCTTGGTCCCtttttgtaagaacattttggcgcccaccgtggggcccgagaaCTAGTTAGAAAGAAAGGTAGAAGAC encodes the following:
- the LOC137829001 gene encoding uncharacterized mitochondrial protein AtMg00810-like is translated as MSFFLHGDLKEDVYMVAPPGFTSIPQEKLMALYGLKQACREWFAKLSSFLLSMGYTQSMNDHSLFINYSEGSFTALLVYVDDIILAGNDKEEIARIKQALNQIFKIKDFGNLRYFLGLEVARSKTGIMVNQRKYALELLTNASLLACKPAPTPIDNHEKFSSTGSVPFTDIQAYRILIGRLMYLTNTRPDITFSVQQLSQFLAKPTIGHYNAAIRILRYIKWAPSLGLFFSSTTSVHLKAFCDSDWGTCNDSRQSMTGFSVYLGNSLISWKSKKQGTISKSYCEAEYRAMTAVTCEIQWLTYLLQDFKVLF